Proteins encoded within one genomic window of Halanaerobiales bacterium:
- a CDS encoding radical SAM protein produces the protein MRIFGPVPSRRLGKSLGINNVRPKTCSYSCVYCQLGITEKMQIEREEFYAVEDLQNELKETLANLDKRKEKLDYITFVADGEPTLDKNLGKSLKMIKELTGIKTAVISNASLIAREEVREELKNADWVSLKCDAFSEEIWHKVDRPQGKLNLSKIQEGMKKFSKEFEGEFLTETMLVKGINDKRDELEKIANFIAELNTDSSYVAIPTRPPAKQGIEGPSPEKINMAVQIFKEKGIKTEYLIGYEGNEFSSTGDLRKDLLNITSVHPLKEEAVEELIKKCSSDWEEVEKLIDEEKIVRTKFKDENYYVRK, from the coding sequence ACCTAAAACCTGTAGTTATTCCTGTGTTTACTGTCAACTTGGAATAACTGAAAAAATGCAAATTGAGAGAGAAGAGTTTTATGCTGTTGAAGATTTACAAAATGAATTAAAAGAAACACTGGCAAATTTAGATAAACGAAAAGAGAAACTTGATTATATTACTTTTGTGGCTGATGGAGAACCTACTCTTGATAAAAATTTGGGTAAGTCATTAAAAATGATTAAAGAATTAACAGGAATTAAAACTGCTGTTATCAGTAATGCTTCTTTAATTGCCAGAGAGGAAGTGCGAGAAGAGTTAAAAAATGCAGATTGGGTTTCTCTAAAATGTGATGCTTTTAGTGAAGAAATATGGCATAAGGTTGATAGACCTCAGGGAAAATTAAATCTATCAAAAATACAGGAAGGAATGAAAAAATTCAGTAAAGAATTTGAAGGGGAATTTTTAACTGAAACGATGTTAGTTAAAGGAATAAATGATAAAAGAGATGAATTAGAAAAAATAGCTAATTTTATAGCTGAATTAAATACAGACAGTTCCTATGTTGCCATACCTACTCGCCCTCCGGCTAAGCAAGGAATAGAAGGTCCTTCACCTGAAAAAATAAATATGGCAGTCCAAATTTTTAAGGAAAAAGGAATTAAAACAGAGTATCTAATTGGGTATGAAGGTAATGAGTTTTCTAGCACTGGAGATCTCAGAAAAGATCTTTTGAATATTACTTCAGTTCATCCTTTAAAAGAAGAAGCAGTAGAAGAGTTGATCAAGAAATGTAGTAGTGATTGGGAAGAAGTTGAAAAACTTATAGATGAAGAAAAAATTGTTAGAACAAAATTTAAAGATGAAAATTATTATGTCAGAAAGTGA
- a CDS encoding ribonuclease H-like domain-containing protein, whose protein sequence is MKPGNIKERLKKLDTDQKSKNSQEEKNNQVSSSFIKEKLAGEIIENEGGDFYKREVHYDLARNHGFYQIGEIFEHKFSDLKMILNKKDKNIFKDKKMSDILNNFLFIDTETTGLMGGTGTLPFMIGAGYFKDNKFIVRQYFMRDYDDEYALLLDLKKLIKANDYLVSFNGKTFDLPLLETRFVLNRMNKPEADFHFDLLHISRRVWNHLPSCSLGSLENKILDIYRRDDVPGSEIPKIYFKYLRKKDPLLVAPIFKHNLIDIVSLVILLKHLLEVYNNTRNCQLSANELYNLGRHWEKKKELKKSIDFLEEAREKSQKYKLDEDIAKKLSWQYKREDNWEKAVLIWDEMVENKQGKLFPYRELAKYYEHQLKDYQKAKYYVQQALEILLEKRVIFSDFEEEKEKLDHRLNRLVKKMEKGV, encoded by the coding sequence ATGAAGCCCGGGAACATCAAAGAGAGATTGAAAAAACTCGATACAGATCAGAAATCAAAAAATTCTCAGGAGGAGAAGAATAATCAGGTAAGCTCCTCATTTATTAAAGAAAAATTGGCTGGAGAAATTATTGAAAATGAGGGTGGAGATTTTTATAAAAGAGAAGTTCACTATGATTTAGCCAGAAATCATGGTTTTTATCAAATTGGTGAAATTTTTGAGCATAAATTTTCTGATTTAAAAATGATTTTAAATAAAAAAGATAAAAATATATTCAAAGATAAAAAAATGAGCGATATTTTAAACAATTTTCTTTTTATTGATACTGAAACTACCGGTTTGATGGGGGGAACAGGTACTCTTCCCTTTATGATTGGTGCTGGTTATTTTAAAGATAATAAGTTTATAGTCAGACAATATTTTATGCGTGATTATGATGATGAATATGCCCTGCTATTGGATTTGAAAAAACTTATAAAAGCTAATGATTATTTAGTGAGTTTTAATGGTAAGACATTTGATCTTCCTTTATTAGAAACCAGATTTGTTCTTAATCGAATGAATAAACCTGAAGCTGATTTTCACTTTGATCTTTTGCATATTTCAAGAAGGGTCTGGAATCATCTGCCTTCCTGTTCACTGGGAAGTTTAGAAAACAAAATTTTGGATATATATAGACGTGATGATGTTCCAGGTAGTGAAATTCCTAAGATATATTTTAAGTATTTAAGAAAAAAAGATCCTCTGCTGGTGGCCCCTATTTTTAAACATAATCTAATTGATATTGTTTCATTAGTAATTCTTTTAAAACATCTTTTGGAAGTATATAATAATACTCGTAACTGTCAATTATCAGCTAATGAATTATATAACCTTGGACGTCACTGGGAAAAGAAAAAGGAATTGAAAAAAAGTATTGATTTTTTGGAAGAAGCAAGAGAAAAGTCTCAAAAATATAAATTAGATGAGGATATAGCTAAAAAGTTGAGCTGGCAGTATAAAAGAGAAGACAATTGGGAAAAGGCAGTTTTAATCTGGGATGAGATGGTTGAAAATAAACAGGGAAAACTTTTTCCCTATCGAGAATTGGCTAAATATTATGAGCATCAACTAAAAGATTATCAAAAAGCAAAATATTATGTACAGCAGGCTCTGGAAATTTTACTTGAAAAACGTGTTATTTTTAGTGATTTTGAAGAAGAAAAAGAAAAATTAGATCACCGGTTAAATAGACTTGTAAAAAAAATGGAGAAAGGAGTTTGA
- a CDS encoding DEAD/DEAH box helicase — protein sequence MNLSQIASYLKEENKYSGQITNWETIPEKEADYVQFPSKISPELKEVLKEKGLKKLYSHQGEAYEIVDNGDNLIVVTPTASGKTLCYNMPVLDTILKDDNARALYLFPTKALSQDQLTELYDLIERLDEGIKTYTYDGDTPVNARKSIRRAGHIVITNPDMLHTGILPHHTKWIKLFENLEYVVIDEIHNYRGVFGSHVANVIRRLKRICNFYGSDPQFIASSATIANPVEFAEKMIGDQVKLIDENGAPQGKKDIVFYNPPVVNRELGIRRSYVLEAEKIARIFLENDIKSIIFARSRLRTEILLSYLQDKFGTQDIRGYRGGYLPGERREIEKGLRSGDITGVVSTNALELGIDIGQLDVCIMAGYPGTIASTWQQAGRAGRRNSRSLAVLVASSSPLDQYIIENPDFFFEKPVESALINPNNLLILMAHIKCAAFELPFTDGEDFGVETTEEILSYLEDQRILRHKGGRWHWMADRYPAEDISLRSASSDDFAVVDRTSPANSRVIAKVDHFAALTTIHPHAIYIHEGNQYQVKELDYEGKKAYVKKVDVNYYTDANLAVDMRVLDHFDKKEIDKLEVEYGEVVVTAKATMFKKVKFKTHENVGYGDINLPEMDMHTTAYWFSYPLEMIEKLGQKGIESGLQGVANLLENIAPLPLMCDPHDIHSATQVRSPYTAKPTIFIYDSYPGGLGLSEKLYRIHFDLLKRAEKHLDNCGCEDGCPACVGPVNEVGMDGKNNARILIEEALHDEAREHQREIEKTRYRSEIKKFSGGEE from the coding sequence ATGAATCTTTCTCAAATAGCTTCTTATTTAAAAGAAGAAAATAAATATAGTGGCCAAATAACTAACTGGGAGACAATTCCTGAAAAAGAAGCTGATTATGTACAATTTCCTTCTAAAATTTCTCCTGAATTAAAAGAAGTACTAAAAGAAAAAGGACTAAAAAAACTTTACTCTCATCAGGGGGAAGCTTATGAAATCGTTGATAATGGAGATAATTTAATAGTTGTTACTCCAACTGCTTCAGGAAAAACTCTCTGTTATAATATGCCAGTTCTGGATACTATTTTAAAAGATGATAATGCCCGTGCTCTTTATTTATTTCCTACCAAAGCTCTATCTCAGGATCAATTAACTGAGTTGTATGATCTTATTGAGAGACTGGATGAGGGAATAAAAACATACACTTATGATGGTGATACTCCAGTTAATGCTCGTAAAAGTATAAGAAGAGCAGGTCATATTGTAATTACCAATCCAGATATGCTTCATACCGGTATTTTACCTCATCACACAAAATGGATTAAATTATTTGAAAATCTGGAATATGTGGTTATTGATGAAATCCACAATTACCGAGGAGTTTTCGGCAGTCATGTTGCTAATGTAATCAGGAGATTAAAGAGGATCTGTAATTTTTATGGCTCTGATCCTCAATTTATAGCTTCATCTGCTACTATTGCCAATCCAGTAGAATTTGCGGAAAAAATGATTGGTGATCAGGTAAAATTAATAGATGAAAATGGTGCACCTCAGGGAAAAAAAGATATTGTTTTTTATAATCCACCAGTGGTAAATAGAGAATTAGGAATTAGAAGAAGTTATGTTCTTGAAGCTGAAAAAATTGCAAGGATTTTTTTAGAAAATGATATAAAATCAATAATTTTTGCCAGAAGTAGATTGAGAACAGAAATTTTACTTTCCTATTTGCAGGATAAATTTGGCACTCAGGATATTAGAGGTTATCGTGGTGGCTATTTACCCGGTGAAAGAAGAGAAATAGAAAAAGGACTTCGTAGTGGTGATATAACTGGTGTTGTTAGTACTAATGCTTTAGAACTTGGAATAGATATTGGCCAACTTGATGTCTGCATTATGGCCGGTTATCCTGGAACAATTGCCAGTACCTGGCAGCAAGCCGGGCGAGCTGGAAGAAGAAACAGCAGATCACTAGCAGTATTGGTAGCTTCCAGTAGTCCTTTAGATCAATATATTATTGAAAATCCTGATTTCTTTTTTGAGAAACCTGTAGAAAGTGCTTTAATTAATCCTAATAATCTTTTGATTTTAATGGCTCATATTAAATGTGCAGCTTTTGAACTTCCCTTTACTGACGGAGAGGATTTTGGAGTGGAGACTACTGAAGAAATACTATCCTATCTGGAAGATCAGCGTATTTTACGTCATAAAGGGGGAAGATGGCACTGGATGGCAGATCGTTATCCAGCTGAAGATATTAGTCTTCGTTCAGCAAGTTCAGATGATTTTGCAGTAGTGGATAGAACTTCTCCTGCTAATAGTAGAGTTATTGCTAAAGTTGATCATTTTGCTGCTTTGACAACTATTCACCCTCATGCTATCTATATTCATGAAGGTAATCAATATCAGGTCAAAGAACTTGATTATGAGGGTAAAAAAGCTTATGTAAAAAAAGTAGATGTTAATTATTATACAGATGCTAATCTGGCAGTAGATATGAGAGTTCTTGATCATTTTGATAAAAAAGAAATTGATAAGCTAGAGGTCGAATATGGTGAAGTTGTGGTTACTGCTAAAGCAACTATGTTTAAAAAAGTTAAATTTAAAACTCATGAAAATGTAGGTTATGGAGATATTAATTTACCGGAAATGGATATGCACACAACTGCTTATTGGTTTAGTTATCCGCTAGAAATGATTGAAAAATTAGGTCAGAAAGGTATTGAGAGTGGTCTTCAGGGAGTTGCAAATCTTTTAGAAAATATTGCTCCTTTACCTTTGATGTGTGATCCCCATGATATTCACTCAGCCACTCAGGTTAGATCACCTTATACAGCTAAACCTACAATTTTTATTTATGATTCTTATCCTGGAGGTTTGGGTTTAAGTGAAAAATTATATAGAATTCATTTTGATCTATTAAAAAGAGCAGAAAAACATCTGGATAATTGTGGTTGTGAAGATGGTTGTCCTGCCTGTGTTGGGCCAGTCAATGAAGTTGGTATGGATGGTAAAAATAATGCCCGAATTTTAATTGAGGAGGCTCTGCATGATGAAGCCCGGGAACATCAAAGAGAGATTGAAAAAACTCGATACAGATCAGAAATCAAAAAATTCTCAGGAGGAGAAGAATAA